From the genome of Apodemus sylvaticus chromosome 3, mApoSyl1.1, whole genome shotgun sequence, one region includes:
- the Trim32 gene encoding E3 ubiquitin-protein ligase TRIM32: protein MAAAATASHLNLDALREVLECPICMESFTEEQLRPKLLHCGHTICRQCLEKLLASSINGVRCPFCSKITRITSLTQLTDNLTVLKIIDTAGLSEAVGLLMCRGCGRRLPRQFCRSCGVVLCEPCREADHQPPGHCTLPVKEAAEERRREFGEKLTRLRELTGELQRRKTALEGVSRDLQARYKAVLQEYGHEERRIQEELARSRKFFTGSLAEVEKANTQVVEEQSYLLNIAEVQAVSRCDYFLAKIKQADVALLEETADEEEPEFTASLPRELTLQDVELLKVGHVGPLQIGQAVKKPRTVNVEDSWAMEDGAASSASASVSFREMDMSPEELVPSPRASPAKQRSSEAASGIQQCLFLKKMGAKGSTPGMFNLPVSLYVTSQSEVLVADRGNYRIQVFNRKGFLKEIRRSPSGIDSFVLSFLGADLPNLTPLSVAMNCHGLIGVTDSYDNSLKVYTLDGHCVACHRSQLSKPWGITALPSGQFVVTDVEGGKLWCFTVDRGAGVVKYSCLCSAVRPKFVTCDAEGTVYFTQGLGLNVENRQNEHHLEGGFSIGSVGPDGQLGRQISHFFSENEDFRCIAGMCVDARGDLIVADSSRKEILHFPKGGGYSVLIREGLTCPVGIALTPKGQLLVLDCWDHCVKIYSYHLRRYSTP from the coding sequence ATGGCTGCGGCTGCAACAGCTTCTCACCTGAACCTGGATGCCCTCCGGGAAGTGCTAGAATGTCCCATCTGCATGGAGTCCTTTACTGAAGAGCAGCTGCGGCCCAAGCTGCTGCACTGTGGCCATACCATCTGCCGCCAGTGTCTGGAGAAGCTCCTGGCCAGTAGCATCAATGGTGTCCGCTGTCCCTTTTGCAGCAAGATCACTCGCATCACCAGCCTGACCCAGCTGACCGACAACCTGACCGTGCTGAAGATCATTGACACAGCTGGGCTCAGCGAAGCCGTCGGGCTGCTCATGTGCCGAGGCTGTGGCCGGCGGCTGCCTAGGCAGTTCTGCCGAAGCTGTGGTGTGGTGTTGTGTGAACCCTGCCGGGAGGCAGATCACCAACCTCCTGGCCACTGCACACTTCCTGTCAAGGAGGCAGCTGAGGAACGGCGGAGGGAATTCGGGGAGAAGTTGACTCGCCTAAGGGAACTCACTGGAGAGCTGCAGAGGAGGAAGACAGCCTTGGAGGGGGTCTCCAGGGATCTTCAGGCAAGGTATAAGGCTGTTCTTCAAGAATACGGCCACGAGGAGCGCAGAATCCAGGAAGAGCTAGCCCGCTCTCGGAAGTTCTTCACAGGCTCTTTGGCTGAGGTCGAGAAGGCCAACACTCAAGTGGTAGAAGAACAGAGCTACCTACTCAACATTGCCGAGGTGCAGGCCGTGTCTCGCTGTGACTACTTTCTAGCTAAGATCAAGCAAGCTGATGTAGCACTCCTAGAGGAGACAGCAGATGAGGAGGAGCCAGAGTTCACTGCCAGCCTACCCCGGGAGCTTACCCTGCAAGATGTGGAGCTCCTGAAAGTAGGGCATGTTGGTCCTCTGCAGATTGGCCAGGCTGTTAAGAAGCCCCGGACAGTTAACGTGGAAGATTCCTGGGCAATGGAGGATGGAGCAgcatcttctgcctcagcctctgtcaGCTTTAGAGAGATGGACATGAGCCCTGAGGAACTAGTTCCCAGCCCTAGGGCTTCCCCTGCAAAACAGCGGAGTTCTGAGGCAGCCTCCGGGATCCAACAGTGTCTGTTTCTTAAGAAGATGGGGGCTAAAGGCAGCACTCCCGGCATGTTCAATCTTCCGGTCAGTCTCTACGTGACCAGTCAGAGTGAGGTGCTGGTTGCTGACCGAGGCAACTACCGCATACAAGTGTTCAACCGCAAAGGCTTTTTGAAGGAGATCCGCCGCAGCCCCAGTGGCATTGACAGCTTCGTGTTAAGCTTCCTTGGAGCCGACTTGCCCAATCTCACTCCTCTTTCAGTGGCCATGAACTGCCATGGGCTGATCGGTGTCACTGACAGCTATGACAACTCCCTTAAAGTCTATACCTTGGATGGCCACTGCGTGGCCTGTCACAGGAGCCAGCTGAGCAAACCATGGGGCATCACAGCCCTACCATCTGGCCAATTTGTGGTGACTGACGTGGAAGGCGGGAAGCTCTGGTGCTTCACTGTAGATCGAGGAGCAGGAGTGGTCAAATACagctgcctctgcagtgctgtgAGGCCCAAGTTTGTCACCTGTGATGCTGAAGGCACAGTCTATTTCACCCAAGGCTTGGGTCTCAATGTGGAGAACCGACAGAATGAACACCACCTGGAGGGTGGCTTCTCCATTGGCTCTGTGGGCCCTGACGGGCAGCTGGGTCGGCAGATCAGCCACTTCTTCTCGGAGAATGAAGATTTCCGCTGCATCGctggcatgtgtgtggatgctCGGGGTGACCTCATTGTGGCCGATAGCAGCCGCAAGGAAATTCTCCATTTTCCCAAGGGTGGTGGCTACAGCGTCCTCATTCGAGAGGGCCTTACCTGTCCAGTGGGTATAGCCCTCACACCCAAGGGGCAGCTGCTGGTCTTGGACTGTTGGGATCACTGTGTCAAGATCTACAGCTACCATCTGAGAAGATATTCCACTCCTTAA